One genomic window of Camelina sativa cultivar DH55 chromosome 5, Cs, whole genome shotgun sequence includes the following:
- the LOC104788301 gene encoding uncharacterized protein LOC104788301: MASPNPYTKRRSPPPPPSTTQARSKSTGGGGGFFCKSVLFALFLLALPLFPSQAPDFVGETVLTKFWELIHLLFVGIAVAYGLFSRRTVESPLDFSLDESSSSLSYVSTIFQFDENHHHSSDFVDVRRSETRLINNDNVSARAPVVLKSESFVVETESEDSSGGGSQTNEVRAWSSQYFQGKSKVVVARPAYGLDGHVVHQPLGLPIRSLRSALRDTTPAPEDNNNSFADGAVNGEAESLLLPDEVVAPPTPPVPWHFTPEMMGMGDNYPSEFYPQSVDETQFTTRKSASSSRSSASSQTSLASHTENRFSPSRSVSQESLNSNVEELVKEQSLQGSTRSSSPSLPPSPSLSSSPPSPQLVIDDTHRRLPELEVTDETHRRASHSRHYSDGSLLEEGVRKGFEDELEGSKVRDRYRRMERGSKSLNLTAESSRRGNKSRRSYPPESISSPVDDSTTRRRNLQQKSNGHLLEDNIGKGLEANNNNLRVKKGRSHDSLELPAEDSAKDESFPALEVSLRPTNAKASRRAMYSSRGERDALPEKDVTRNLKDDTVHSDKPRKKDLRGNNDKELNTNSPRLESRSWRASSNVLLRGKSVRTIRSDRQGKDLKADGDSSDDRAEAKVESRGRTKSRRQRKEELSIVLHQDKSSETRAKSEPEEVAMEETEAEQQPQVTLEEEEEAAWESQSNASHDHNEVDRKAGEFIAKFREQIRLQKLISGEQPRGGGGGGGTGMIRNSHFR, encoded by the coding sequence ATGGCGTCTCCCAATCCCTACACCAAGCGTCgctctcctcctccgccgccgtcTACCACTCAAGCCCGTTCCAAATccaccggaggaggaggaggattctTCTGTAAGTCTGTTCTATTCGCTCTCTTTCTCCTCGCCTTGCCTTTATTCCCTTCCCAAGCCCCCGATTTCGTCGGCGAGACTGTGCTCACCAAGTTCTGGGAACTCATTCACCTCCTATTCGTCGGCATTGCTGTTGCTTATGGTTTGTTTAGCCGTAGAACTGTTGAATCCCCTCTTGATTTTAGTCTagatgagtcttcttcttctttgtcttatGTTTCCACAATCTTCCAGTTTGATgagaatcatcatcattcttCTGATTTTGTTGATGTGAGGAGGAGTGAGACTCGTTTGATTAATAATGATAATGTCAGTGCTCGAGCTCCTGTGGTTCTTAAATCCGAGTCTTTTGTTGTTGAAACCGAATCGGAAGATTCGTCTGGTGGTGGTAGTCAAACCAATGAAGTCAGAGCTTGGAGTTCCCAGTATTTTCAAGGTAAATCTAAGGTTGTGGTTGCTAGACCAGCTTATGGTCTTGATGGTCACGTTGTTCACCAACCTTTAGGCTTGCCGATTAGGAGTTTAAGGTCTGCTCTGAGAGATACTACTCCAGCTCCTGAAGATAACAATAACTCCTTTGCTGATGGAGCTGTAAATGGGGAAGCTGAGTCTTTGTTATTGCCTGATGAGGTCGTGGCTCCTCCCACTCCACCTGTTCCATGGCATTTTACACCTGAAATGATGGGAATGGGAGACAACTATCCTTCTGAGTTTTATCCTCAATCTGTAGATGAAACTCAATTTACGACTCGCAAATCGGCATCTTCTTCCCGGTCTTCTGCTTCATCGCAAACTAGTCTTGCATCCCATACTGAGAACAGATTCTCTCCTTCTCGTTCTGTTTCTCAGGAGTCTCTTAACTCAAATGTGGAAGAATTGGTTAAGGAACAGAGTCTTCAGGGTTCAACACGGTCTAGTTCGCCATCCTTGCCCCCGTCACCGTCTTTGTCTTCATCTCCACCATCGCCACAATTAGTGATCGATGATACTCACAGGCGTTTGCCAGAATTAGAAGTAACCGATGAGACTCACAGGCGTGCCTCACATTCTCGGCATTACAGTGATGGTTCATTGTTAGAGGAGGGTGTAAGGAAAGGCTTTGAAGATGAACTTGAAGGGAGCAAAGTCAGAGACAGATACAGGAGGATGGAACGGGGATCTAAATCACTTAATTTGACTGCTGAAAGTTCCCGCAGAGGGAACAAATCTCGCAGATCCTACCCTCCTGAGTCCATCTCATCTCCCGTGGATGACTCCACAACTAGGAGACGGAATCTTCAGCAGAAGAGTAATGGCCATTTGCTTGAAGACAATATCGGGAAAGGTTTGGAGGCCAACAATAACAATCTGAGAGTCAAAAAGGGAAGGAGTCACGACTCTTTGGAGCTACCAGCGGAAGACTCTGCAAAAGATGAATCTTTTCCTGCACTGGAGGTATCGCTCCGGCCAACGAATGCTAAAGCTTCAAGGCGTGCAATGTATTCTTCACGAGGGGAACGTGACGCTTTGCCGGAGAAGGATGTCACAAGAAACTTAAAAGATGACACTGTGCATTCAGATAAGCCCAGGAAAAAGGACCTTCGTGGTAATAATGATAAGGAATTGAACACAAATAGTCCGAGACTTGAATCACGTTCTTGGAGAGCTTCTAGTAATGTATTACTGAGAGGAAAGTCTGTGAGGACCATAAGATCTGATCGCCAAGGGAAAGATCTAAAGGCAGATGGAGATTCATCTGATGATCGGGCAGAAGCTAAAGTAGAGAGCCGAGGAAGAACTAAATCGAGAAGACAACGAAAAGAAGAACTATCAATTGTACTGCACCAGGATAAGAGTTCAGAGACTCGCGCTAAATCTGAGCCAGAAGAAGTTGCGATGGAAGAGACAGAGGCCGAGCAGCAACCTCAAGTAACtttagaggaagaggaagaagctgctTGGGAAAGCCAAAGCAATGCGAGCCATGACCATAATGAGGTTGATAGAAAAGCCGGCGAGTTCATAGCGAAATTCCGGGAACAAATCCGGTTGCAGAAGCTCATATCCGGTGAACAAcctagaggaggaggaggaggaggaggcacTGGTATGATCAGAAACAGCCATTTCAGATGA
- the LOC104789796 gene encoding protein DOWNY MILDEW RESISTANCE 6-like — MEESNKSVLDDCFTSAMALTESGVLRVPTRYILPPSQRPMLGSSSGTDTITLPVIDLSLLHDPLLRPCVIHEIKMACKGFGFFQIINHGISSSVVKDALDAATKFFDLPVEEKMLLGSGNVHTPVRYGTSFNHSTDKVHYWRDFIKHYSHPLSKWIDLWPSNPQCYKEKVGKYAEAAHVLHKQLIEAISESLGLEKNYLEEEIEEGSQVMAVNCYPACPEPDIALGMPPHSDFGSLTILLQSSQGLQIMDSNNNWVSVPYIEGALIVQLGDQVEVMSNGIYKSVVHRVTVNKDFKRLSFASLHSLPMHKKISPASQLVNENKSAAYGEFSFNDFLDYISSNDITQQRFIDTLRKNKF; from the exons ATGGAGGAATCAAATAAGAGTGTGCTTGATGACTGCTTTACCAGTGCTATGGCACTTACCGAGTCAGGTGTCCTTCGCGTGCCTACCCGTTACATTCTTCCACCTTCACAACGACCAATGCTCGGTTCAAGCAGTGGCACAGATACCATCACACTCCCAGTCATTGATCTCTCCCTCTTACACGATCCTTTGCTTAGACCCTGTGTCATCCATGAGATTAAAATGGCCTGCAAGGGATTTGGTTTCTTTCAG ATTATAAACCATGGAATATCATCATCAGTGGTGAAAGATGCGCTAGATGCAGCTACAAAGTTCTTTGACTTACCTGTCGAAGAGAAGATGCTTCTGGGTTCTGGTAATGTTCATACGCCAGTACGGTATGGCACCAGCTTCAACCATTCAACAGACAAAGTTCATTACTGGAGAGATTTCATCAAACATTACTCCCATCCTCTCTCAAAGTGGATTGATTTGTGGCCATCCAACCCTCAATGCTACAA GGAAAAAGTGGGGAAATATGCAGAAGCAGCGCATGTGCTACATAAGCAACTAATTGAAGCTATCTCAGAAAGTCTAGGACTGGAAAAAAATTacttagaagaagaaattgaagaaggcTCACAAGTCATGGCGGTGAACTGCTATCCAGCTTGTCCCGAACCAGATATTGCTTTGGGAATGCCACCACACTCGGACTTTGGCTCACTGACCATATTACTCCAGAGTAGCCAAGGGCTGCAGATAATGGACTCCAACAACAACTGGGTTTCTGTGCCATATATTGAAGGAGCTCTGATAGTTCAGTTGGGTGATCAGGTAGAAGTCATGAGCAATGGCATATACAAGAGTGTGGTTCATCGTGTAACAGTGAACAAAGATTTCAAGCGACTATCTTTTGCAAGTCTTCACAGTCTACCTATGCACAAGAAAATAAGTCCAGCATCTCAGCTCGTCAATGAAAACAAATCAGCTGCCTATGGAGAATTCAGCTTCAACGATTTCCTTGACTATATCTCTAGCAATGATATTACACAACAAAGATTCATTGATACTCTCAGGAAGAACAAATTCTGA